The DNA segment ACCGGAGAAGCCTGCAGCACGTAATCCTTTTCGACCAGCTCTTCGAGAAAATTCTCGTAATGCGCGAAGCCCACCAGCGAATCACTGCTGATAATCGCGTCACCGAAGAACCTGTGGTTTTTTTCCTTGAACTCGCGTACAAGCCCGCTCATCACGGTCATCACGACGACGACCATGAACACGCACAACGCAACCGCGGCGACCGCCAACGCCGTCGACTTGCGTTTCACGAAATATCTGCGTGCCAGCAAAAACTTGTACATTAACTTACATCCGTATAATCAAAAACAACGGCCATCCAGCCGCTCACTCGTACCGCAGTATTTTAACGGGCCGCAAGGTCGCCGCCCTGATTGCGGGGATTATCGCTCCGATCATGCTCGCGATCACTGACGCAATGACCACCCAGCCGGCCGCGGACCAGTTCATATCATCCGGTATCGTACTGAACATGTACGTGCTGCTCTGCCACAGCTTGAGCCCGAAGGTGGAGCTGATCGCAGCTTCGATCGAGTTGATGTTCTTCGTGATCACGTAACCAGCCGCGATGCCGATGCCGCTTCCGACCACGCCGACGATGCTGCCGAAAAACAGGAATAGACCCGCTACCGAAAAACCGCCCATGCCGCAGCTTTTGACCACTGCAATATCTCGGCGTTTGGTTATCACGATCATATAGAAAATGCACGCGATCAGCAGTACAACGCCGCCGCTGACGACGCCGAAAATAACCATCAGCATGCCGAGCTGTTTCTGATACTCGCTTATCAGCCGGGCCCAGTTCTGCCGTGCGGTCTGTACCTGCACCGCCGCGATCCTGGGCAGGCTCCAGCCCAGTTCCTGATCAGCGAACCGCTCCCAGACTGATCGCACCTGGGCGACTGTGGCGGCAGGGTCATAGCCTTCGGCCACCTTTATCTGCACCATGTCCGCAACCTTGCCGCTGTCGGGGTAGAATTCATCCAGCACCCGCTCCATCGGCAGGTACACAAAATCCTTATCCGCCCAGTGAAAGCCACTGAATACTACATCCGCGACAGTGAACTTTACAAGCTGCGTCTTCGTTGACTGTCCATCACCTGTCGTCAATACGACCTTTCTGCCGATAAAGTCCTGGACCTCGGCCATGTCATACTCGTCGGTCTTTTCGTCCGGACTCGATATCACGCCTATGCCCAGAAATCCACCCGTCCCGCCCTTGACCCACTCCGGTGTAAAACTTGCACTGTCTGACCCCTTCTGCCGAACGAGCATATCGCCGAAAGGCGTTACCTTGCTTCGCCGGGGCATCTCGATCCCGTAAAGCTGGACCGCCCTGACATTACCCGGCCCAAGAAAAAGCAATCCGCCCTTGCCGCTCAGCACCGCCGTCGAACTCTCGACCTCGTCAAGCTCATCCAGCTCGGCTATCAGCCTGTCGTACTGCTCTATCAGCACTCCGCGCCTGCCGCTTATAACGACGTCGCCGACGTGGTCACTGACAGTGCTCTCGAATGAGGCGATAAAACCCGTGAACAGGCTCGCCACGACCACAAGCAGCGCACATGACATCGCCACCGAAGCAACGCTCAACAGAACGATCTTCTTCTTGCTCAGATATCTGCGGCAAAGTACCACGCTCAGATGTTTCATCGCATTCCTTCTTCAGCACGTCCGCCACGCGAACGCACACAAAAACCACATCCGCCGCCGTTTACTCCTCTTCGCTTCTGGCGGCAGGCTTGAGCAGCGGGAACAGGATCACGTCACGAATTGTCGTCGCGCCGGTCAAAAGCATCACGAGCCTGTCGATGCCCACACCCAGACCACCCGCAGGCGGCATGCCGTACTTGAGTGCGGTGACGAAATCCTCATCCATCGTCGCCA comes from the Anaerohalosphaera lusitana genome and includes:
- a CDS encoding ABC transporter permease; protein product: MKHLSVVLCRRYLSKKKIVLLSVASVAMSCALLVVVASLFTGFIASFESTVSDHVGDVVISGRRGVLIEQYDRLIAELDELDEVESSTAVLSGKGGLLFLGPGNVRAVQLYGIEMPRRSKVTPFGDMLVRQKGSDSASFTPEWVKGGTGGFLGIGVISSPDEKTDEYDMAEVQDFIGRKVVLTTGDGQSTKTQLVKFTVADVVFSGFHWADKDFVYLPMERVLDEFYPDSGKVADMVQIKVAEGYDPAATVAQVRSVWERFADQELGWSLPRIAAVQVQTARQNWARLISEYQKQLGMLMVIFGVVSGGVVLLIACIFYMIVITKRRDIAVVKSCGMGGFSVAGLFLFFGSIVGVVGSGIGIAAGYVITKNINSIEAAISSTFGLKLWQSSTYMFSTIPDDMNWSAAGWVVIASVIASMIGAIIPAIRAATLRPVKILRYE